A window of Pullulanibacillus sp. KACC 23026 genomic DNA:
GGTCGGAATTTTTCTGGTTGGATCAGTATTAAAGTAAATGGAAATGGCGGAGACCCCATTAAAATAAGCCCAGGAGAATTACTAGAAGAAGATGGAACCATTAATCAAAAACCTTCAGGCTCCCCATATGAATACAATTATATTTTAAAGGGAGACATGATTGAGGAATGGGAACCGCGATTTAGTTATTACGGTTTTCGTTATGTACAAATCGAAGGCGCCTCTTTTTCGAAAAAAAGAGGTGACGCCACAATTATTCCGCAAATTTTGGATATAAAAGGAAAGTTTATCTACCCTGAATTAAACCAAATTGGAACTTTCAATACGTCAGACGAAATGATTAATCAAATCCATTCAATGATCCTTCAGGCGGTCTTAAGTAATACTAAAAGCGTCTTCACGGATTGCCCTCATCGGGAAAAATTAGGATGGTTAGAGCAAGTACATCTGGTTGGTCCAGCGATTATGTACAATTATCAAATCGCACCACTGCTCACCAAAGTAATAAATGATATTCGAGATGCCCAGCTTCCAAACGGTATGATTCCAACTACTGCACCTGAATATGTGGCTTTCACAGAGCCTTGGGACATCTTCCGTCATTCTGTCTCCTGGGCAGCAACCTATATTTTAATCCCTTGGGAATTGTATCGAAAGTTTGGAGATATAAGGCTCCTTATCGATCACTATGAAAACATGAAGAAGTACATCGATTATGTTTCAGCAAAAGCTGATCATGACATAGTAAAGGATGGATTAGGCGATTGGTATGACATTGGTGAAAAGCCTCCGGGATTTTCACAGGTCACGCCTGTTGCCTTGCCAGAAACAGCTATGTATTACCATATTGTTGATGTTTTTACAAAGATTTGTGATCTTATTGATCGACCAAATGATCAAATGAGGTATACACGTTTAAAACAAAACATTAAAGCAGCCTACAACGAGGCCTTCTTTAATAATCAAACGAAGCAATATGGATCAGAAAGTCAGGCATCAACTGCCATGTCTTTAGTATTTGGTCTGGTAAATAAAGAGGATGAAGATCACGTTTTTCAACATCTAGTGGACGATATTGAAAAACATCAATATCACACAACTGCTGGTGATATTGCTCACCGTTATGTATTAGCTGTCCTTGATCGATTCGACCGATCCGATCTTATTTATAAAATGTCCCAAAATACGGATCATCCGAGTTATGGCTTTCAAATTATAAATGGAGCCACAACCTTAACAGAAGCTTGGGATGGGCCTATCTCTAAAACCTCCCAAAACCATTTTATGCTAGGGCATATTGAGGAATGGTTCTTTAAAAATCTAGCTGGCTTAGATTATTCCTACAATCCTGAAGCGGAACTATTTCAAATCACCATTAAGCCTTATCCAGAAAGAAACATCGAAGCCGTAAATGCGGCAAGCCTGCTTCCTAATGGTAAAGTAGAGGTCCAATGGAAATGGTTAAACGCATCCACCTTTTCATTAAACGTTCATATACCTGTAAATAGCACAGCGATTATCTATTTACCTGCTCATTCACTTGACACCGTAAAAGAAAGCAACCAATTATTAACTACACTTTCTAGCATTGAGATTCTTGATACAAAAAATCACGTTATGGTATTGAAAGTGACCTCTGGAAATTACCAGTTTATTTCTATGTATAATGACGAACCTATTGGAATAAGGCATCTAAATCGATAACTCTTCCTTTACTTCCTCAAGTTCAAATAGAAATCATCATGATTCATTAGCAGAGCCCTTTAGTTAAAATCAAGTAATCATATAAACGTCCTTCCTAGTTAATCAATTTGGTTGTAAAACTAAAATGATTAACTAGGAGGGACTTCTTTTTTATGAGCCGCTGCATGCTCCTATAACCAAGGTTTTTCTTTATACAAAAAAAGAGGCCCCCCTTAAAACGAGGGAACCTCTTATGGTAATGCGAATAAAAATAATTATAATTAGCGTGCGATATGAATTGGCATGCCGAGTGCGACTTCAGCTGTTTCCATCGCAATTTCACCAAGAGTTGGGTGAGCATGGATGGTGAGGGCTACATCTTCAGCAGTCATGCCTGCTTCAATAGCTAAGCCCATTTCAGCGATCATGTCAGAAGCACCGGAGCCTGCGATTTGAGCACCGAGGATGAGTCCGTCTTCTTTACGCGTTACAAGCTTCATGAAGCCATCTGTGTCGTTAAGGGAAAGCGCACGACCGTTTGCAGCAAATGGGAATTGAGCGGTTTTGACATCATAGCCTTGTGCTTTTGCTTCTTCTTCTGTAAGACCAACAGAGGCAAGCTCAGGGTCAGAGAAGACAACAGCAGGAATACATTGATAGTCAATTACGGCGTTTTCTCCAGAAATTGCTTCTGCAGCCACTTTACCTTCATAAGAAGCTTTGTGAGCAAGAGCAGGGCCTGGAACGATATCACCGATCGCATAAATCCCTTTAACATTTGTTTGGCCTTGATTATCAACTTTGATCAATCCGCGATCTGTTGTTTCAACACCAGCCATATCAAGACCAAGTTCATCCGTGTTAGGACGACGGCCAACTGTTACAAGAACGTAGTCCGCCTCAAATTTTTCAACTTTCCCTTTGATCTCAGCACTGACCACAACACCCGTTTCACTTTCTTCGACACCTTTAGCAAGTGCCTCTGTGTGAATTTGGACATTTTTCTTTTTCAAACGCTTATTAACAAGCTGGCTCATTTTCTTTTCGAAGCCAGGGAGAATGGTCTTGGAGCCTTCAAGAATGGTGACTTCAGTACCGAATCCAGCAATCGCATTCCCTAGTTCGATCCCGATGTAACCGCCACCGATGACAACCATTTTCTTAGGAACTTCAGTTAATGCAAGTGCTCCTGTTGAAGAAAGAACCCGCTTGCTCCATTTGAAACCAGGGATTTCAATTGGACGAGAACCTGTTGCAATAATACAATTCTTAAACTTGTAACGGTTCGTTTCATAGTGTTCACCGTTTACACGAACTTCGTTTTCAGAGACGAAAAGCGCTTCACCTTTTACAATCTCAACTTTATTCGCTTTGAGGAGGCTTTCAACACCGCCAGTTAAACGTTTGACAACAGAGCCTTTCCATTCTTGAACCTTTGAAAAGTCAACAGTCACGTTCTCTGCTTTAATCCCCATGTCTTCAGATTCCTTAGCATGCTCATAACGGTGACTAGCTGAGATGAGTGCTTTAGAAGGAATACATCCGACATTCAAGCAGACACCGCCAAAATGTTCTTTTTCAACAATGATTACTTTTTGGCCTAGCTGGGCAGCGCGAATAGCTGCTACATATCCGCCAGGGCCCGCACCGATGACAATCGTGTCGACTTCAGTTGTAAATTCTCCTACTACCATTGTATTACGCCTCCATTATTAAGCGTTGTGGATCTTCTAACAAACGCTTGATTTTGTTTAACGCATTTTGAGCCGTTGCTCCATCGATTAAACGGTGGTCAAATGATAAGGATAACGCAAGTACAGGAGCTGCCACAATTTCCCCATTACGAACTATTGCTTTCTCAGCAATACGTCCAATTCCAAGTATAGCAACTTCTGGATGATTAATCACAGGAGTAAACCATTGTCCGCCTGCTGATCCAATATTGGTGATTGTGCAAGTACCGCCGCGCATATCATCCATCGCTAATTTGCCTTCACGAGCTTTAGCTGCATAAGCAGAAATCTCGTTAGCAATCGTGTACATCGACTTGCGGTCAGCATCTTTAATAACTGGGACAACAAGACCGTTATCCGTATCTGTTGCAATTCCGATATTGTAATAATGCTTATACACGATTTCTTGGTTCTCATCATCAACCGTTGCATTTAGAGCAGGGAATTCACGAAGCGTTGAGACTAACGCTTTTACTACGTATGGGAGATAAGTTAATTTAA
This region includes:
- a CDS encoding family 78 glycoside hydrolase catalytic domain, with the protein product MKIKELFVDYQYEPLGLDERTPSFSWCFEESLERALFQSAYRIIVTEDKPDQDDRMVWDTGKVISRKNSCLIYDGAPLKSRKRYYWKVYVWDQSDQLQESAWSWWEMGLLNSEDWVSKWIGYNDENSSCSEAIIPLFRTEFNLVKPIKKARAYLSGLGHYELRLNGEKVGDRVLEPGWTNYDKTCLYSTYDITTDLQLGPNAIGIMLGNGFFNVSGGRYTKFKDSYGLPKCLIQVEIDYTDGTRELVCSNDQWKTSRGPITFSCIYGGEDYDARLEQKGWDLPEFKMNEQWKAAVEVTPAKGCLKSQAFPPLRAMETLHPTRITEPKPGIFVVDFGRNFSGWISIKVNGNGGDPIKISPGELLEEDGTINQKPSGSPYEYNYILKGDMIEEWEPRFSYYGFRYVQIEGASFSKKRGDATIIPQILDIKGKFIYPELNQIGTFNTSDEMINQIHSMILQAVLSNTKSVFTDCPHREKLGWLEQVHLVGPAIMYNYQIAPLLTKVINDIRDAQLPNGMIPTTAPEYVAFTEPWDIFRHSVSWAATYILIPWELYRKFGDIRLLIDHYENMKKYIDYVSAKADHDIVKDGLGDWYDIGEKPPGFSQVTPVALPETAMYYHIVDVFTKICDLIDRPNDQMRYTRLKQNIKAAYNEAFFNNQTKQYGSESQASTAMSLVFGLVNKEDEDHVFQHLVDDIEKHQYHTTAGDIAHRYVLAVLDRFDRSDLIYKMSQNTDHPSYGFQIINGATTLTEAWDGPISKTSQNHFMLGHIEEWFFKNLAGLDYSYNPEAELFQITIKPYPERNIEAVNAASLLPNGKVEVQWKWLNASTFSLNVHIPVNSTAIIYLPAHSLDTVKESNQLLTTLSSIEILDTKNHVMVLKVTSGNYQFISMYNDEPIGIRHLNR
- the lpdA gene encoding dihydrolipoyl dehydrogenase, whose protein sequence is MVVGEFTTEVDTIVIGAGPGGYVAAIRAAQLGQKVIIVEKEHFGGVCLNVGCIPSKALISASHRYEHAKESEDMGIKAENVTVDFSKVQEWKGSVVKRLTGGVESLLKANKVEIVKGEALFVSENEVRVNGEHYETNRYKFKNCIIATGSRPIEIPGFKWSKRVLSSTGALALTEVPKKMVVIGGGYIGIELGNAIAGFGTEVTILEGSKTILPGFEKKMSQLVNKRLKKKNVQIHTEALAKGVEESETGVVVSAEIKGKVEKFEADYVLVTVGRRPNTDELGLDMAGVETTDRGLIKVDNQGQTNVKGIYAIGDIVPGPALAHKASYEGKVAAEAISGENAVIDYQCIPAVVFSDPELASVGLTEEEAKAQGYDVKTAQFPFAANGRALSLNDTDGFMKLVTRKEDGLILGAQIAGSGASDMIAEMGLAIEAGMTAEDVALTIHAHPTLGEIAMETAEVALGMPIHIAR